Proteins from one Arsenophonus apicola genomic window:
- a CDS encoding fimbrial biogenesis chaperone, with protein MTNVRVIIMRSRIIKFSILYILLFFIFEAYANVTINGTRVIYEGNKREASILVTNHDENRPYLIQSFISVDANGKKAPFVVTPPLFRLDAGKENILRIMRTGGDLPLDRESIFYLNVKAIPSAQDNMQNTLFITVKTRIKLFYRPEKIQGDAEESYKLLTFRRLGKQLEVKNPSNYYVTINQLKIGNQIVNLNDTDMIAPQEIAYFNISANSSNLISWNSINSYGGISAEMKKNLP; from the coding sequence ATGACTAATGTTCGAGTAATAATAATGAGAAGCAGAATAATAAAGTTTTCAATACTTTATATACTATTATTTTTTATATTTGAAGCTTATGCAAATGTGACAATTAATGGAACACGCGTTATTTATGAAGGAAATAAAAGGGAAGCTTCAATTCTGGTAACAAATCATGATGAGAATAGGCCTTATTTAATTCAATCTTTCATCAGTGTTGATGCAAATGGCAAAAAAGCACCGTTTGTTGTTACCCCACCTTTGTTTCGTTTAGACGCTGGCAAAGAAAATATTTTACGAATTATGCGAACAGGTGGTGACTTGCCTTTGGATAGAGAGTCTATTTTTTATCTCAATGTGAAAGCGATTCCTTCAGCCCAGGATAATATGCAAAATACTTTATTTATTACAGTAAAAACCCGCATAAAATTATTTTATCGGCCCGAAAAAATTCAAGGTGATGCAGAAGAAAGTTATAAATTATTAACCTTTCGCCGCCTTGGTAAACAATTAGAAGTTAAAAATCCAAGTAATTATTATGTGACTATTAATCAACTTAAAATTGGCAATCAAATCGTTAATTTAAATGATACAGATATGATTGCGCCACAAGAAATAGCTTATTTTAATATATCTGCTAACTCATCTAATTTAATTAGTTGGAATAGTATAAATAGTTATGGTGGTATTAGTGCAGAGATGAAAAAAAATCTACCTTAG
- a CDS encoding fimbrial protein — MKNNLTCYFIGILLILFCNLVFSAPSGTISFEGKIIESPCVLSLSQSSANSLTVQMGVFMKDKVPTVRGQKIPGSEKEIEIKLDKCPNGSGYSIYPKIKMTAPNDKFHDKLIKLDESGAQGIAIGLYDLNGKLLDITKQYEHHAPFDNSNPFIIKLKAAYIANGQKVKAGQANATVNFEILYK; from the coding sequence ATGAAAAATAATCTTACCTGCTATTTTATTGGCATATTGTTAATTTTATTTTGTAATTTAGTTTTCTCTGCACCAAGCGGAACTATCAGTTTTGAAGGAAAAATTATAGAGAGCCCGTGTGTGCTGTCTTTATCCCAATCTTCTGCAAATTCTTTAACTGTCCAGATGGGTGTTTTTATGAAGGATAAAGTACCTACTGTGCGTGGCCAAAAAATTCCTGGCAGTGAAAAAGAGATAGAAATCAAGCTAGACAAATGCCCTAATGGAAGTGGTTATTCGATTTATCCTAAAATAAAAATGACGGCACCTAATGATAAATTTCATGACAAATTAATAAAGTTAGATGAATCAGGGGCACAAGGCATCGCTATCGGTCTTTATGATTTAAATGGTAAGTTATTAGATATAACAAAGCAATATGAGCATCATGCTCCTTTCGATAATAGCAATCCATTTATTATCAAGTTAAAGGCAGCTTATATTGCTAATGGGCAAAAAGTTAAAGCCGGTCAAGCAAATGCTACGGTGAATTTTGAGATCCTTTATAAATAA
- a CDS encoding DUF2165 family protein has translation MIIRLSKALAVCAVALYTSLVVIGNITDYDTNFALIRHVLLMDTIFPEATIKYRAIESPTAHHVSYVILIILQTLTAILCWIGGIRLLANLKNTAANFNRKKKIAIAGLTLGFLTWQIVYMSLGREWFGMWMSEWNSGAEAFQVYTTILLVLIYLVHRDRDRNREREHNEMK, from the coding sequence ATGATTATTCGTTTATCTAAAGCGTTGGCTGTATGTGCGGTGGCGTTATATACATCGTTAGTGGTTATCGGTAATATTACCGACTATGACACCAATTTTGCCTTAATTCGTCATGTTCTTTTGATGGATACTATCTTTCCTGAGGCCACCATTAAGTACCGTGCGATTGAGTCTCCAACTGCCCATCATGTTAGTTATGTCATTCTCATTATTCTGCAAACATTAACAGCAATACTTTGCTGGATTGGTGGCATTAGGTTATTAGCTAATTTGAAAAATACCGCGGCTAATTTTAATAGAAAGAAAAAAATTGCCATTGCTGGGTTAACCTTAGGTTTTTTGACCTGGCAAATTGTGTATATGTCATTGGGCCGAGAGTGGTTTGGTATGTGGATGTCTGAATGGAATAGTGGGGCAGAAGCGTTTCAAGTTTATACCACTATTTTGCTGGTGCTTATTTATCTTGTTCATCGCGATAGAGACCGTAATCGTGAGCGTGAGCATAATGAGATGAAGTAA
- the rimO gene encoding 30S ribosomal protein S12 methylthiotransferase RimO — protein sequence MSNKQRVPTIGFLSLGCPKNLVDSERILTELRTDGYQIVASYHDADLVIVNTCGFIDSAVQESLEAIGEALNENGKVIVTGCLGAKEDQIREVHPKVLAITGPHSYEQVLAHVHHYVPKPQHNPFFSLVPQQGIKLTPRHYANLKISEGCNHRCTFCIIPSMRGDLDSRPIGEVLSEAKRLVAAGVKELLIISQDTSAYGVDTKHRVGFWHGQPVKTSMVSLCEQLAALGIWIRLHYVYPYPHVDDVIPLMAQGKILPYLDIPLQHASPTVLKRMKRPGAVEKTLERIRRWREICPALTLRSTFIVGFPGETEADFQLLLDFLQQAQLDRVGCFKYSPIDGAQANALPDQVPEEIKEARYHRFMQVQQQISQQRLLQKVGSKIWIIIDELDDQGAVGRSMADAPEIDGVVYLNGEFNVKPGDIVQVYVEHADEYDLWATRHIH from the coding sequence ATGAGCAATAAACAACGTGTCCCTACAATAGGATTTTTATCATTAGGCTGCCCAAAAAATTTGGTCGATTCTGAAAGAATTTTGACTGAATTACGCACGGATGGTTATCAAATTGTAGCCAGTTATCATGATGCTGATCTGGTTATTGTTAATACCTGCGGTTTTATCGATAGCGCAGTACAAGAATCATTGGAAGCCATTGGTGAAGCATTAAATGAAAATGGTAAAGTGATCGTAACCGGTTGTCTGGGAGCGAAAGAAGATCAGATCCGTGAAGTACATCCGAAAGTATTAGCCATCACTGGTCCGCATAGTTATGAACAGGTGTTAGCCCATGTTCATCATTATGTTCCTAAACCGCAACATAATCCTTTTTTTAGTTTAGTGCCGCAGCAAGGGATCAAGTTAACACCTAGGCATTATGCGAATTTGAAAATTTCTGAAGGCTGTAATCACCGATGTACATTTTGCATTATTCCATCAATGCGAGGTGATTTGGATAGTCGGCCTATTGGTGAGGTATTAAGTGAAGCCAAACGCTTAGTTGCCGCAGGCGTGAAAGAGTTGCTTATAATTTCACAAGATACATCAGCCTATGGCGTAGATACTAAGCATCGCGTAGGTTTTTGGCATGGCCAGCCAGTTAAAACTAGTATGGTCAGCTTGTGTGAACAGCTTGCCGCTTTAGGAATTTGGATCCGATTGCATTACGTTTATCCTTATCCTCATGTTGATGACGTGATCCCACTAATGGCACAGGGTAAAATTTTACCTTACTTAGATATTCCCCTGCAACACGCGAGTCCAACGGTGTTAAAACGGATGAAACGGCCGGGGGCAGTAGAGAAAACCTTAGAGCGTATTCGCCGTTGGCGTGAAATTTGTCCTGCATTAACCTTGCGCTCAACCTTTATTGTTGGTTTTCCAGGGGAGACTGAAGCGGATTTCCAGTTATTACTTGATTTTCTCCAACAGGCGCAGTTAGATCGAGTTGGTTGTTTTAAATATAGCCCCATTGATGGCGCGCAGGCTAATGCATTACCTGATCAAGTTCCAGAAGAAATAAAAGAGGCGCGTTATCACCGTTTTATGCAGGTTCAGCAGCAAATTTCTCAGCAGCGCTTGCTACAGAAGGTTGGTTCTAAGATCTGGATAATCATCGATGAGCTGGATGATCAGGGAGCAGTAGGGCGTAGTATGGCTGATGCACCTGAAATTGATGGTGTCGTTTACCTTAATGGCGAATTTAATGTTAAACCGGGGGATATCGTTCAGGTATACGTTGAACATGCTGACGAATATGATCTATGGGCCACGAGACATATCCATTAA
- the speFL gene encoding leader peptide SpeFL: MENNNRLWPHIRRTTHLMMFCHRSCFSFERFCTHR, encoded by the coding sequence ATTGAAAATAATAACCGACTTTGGCCCCATATAAGACGAACAACCCATTTAATGATGTTCTGCCATCGCTCATGTTTTAGTTTTGAACGTTTCTGCACCCACAGGTGA
- the speF gene encoding ornithine decarboxylase SpeF, translating into MEQYKLATSFDISDHIDSSRSLVNIFATDFSDVAAIIISLEDIQQGGLDTIKQQSFGQPIFALIHHNQVIPADTLACLTGVIDLNKNNSQLYAKQLETAAQKYEQSLLSPLFGKLKKYVEQGYSAFDCPGHQGGAFFRRHPLGNLFVDYFGENLFRSDLCNADVSMGDLLIHEGVPCTAQQYAAKVFNADKTYFVLNGTSSANKVVLNALLAPGDLVLFDRNNHKSNHHGALIQAGATPIYLETARNPFGFIGGIDAHCFNEDYLLDLIKKTSPEHAEQKRPFRLAVIQLGTYDGTIYNARQIVDKIGHLCDYILFDSAWVGYEQFIPMMKDCSPLLLELNENDPGILVTQSVHKQQAGFSQTSQIHKKDRHIKGQPRYVNHKRLNNAFMMHASTSPFYPLFAALDVNAKMHAGESGKRLWMDCVKTGIETRKLLLSCCKLIRPFIPAMIDDRPWNNYDTDEIANDLRFFKFTPGERWHSFDGYAENQYFVDPCKLMLTTPGINSQTGNYESFGVPATILANYLREQGIIPEKCDLNSILFLLTPAESIAKMQHLVAQIARFEHLLEIDAPLADVLPTLYRSNQQRYQHYTLRQLCQEMHDLYAKLNVKQLQKEMFRQAHFPAVKMLPQAANIQFVRGQIELIAIENIAGRIAAEGALPYPPGVLCVVPGEVWGGAVQNYFLALEDGINQFPGFSPELQGVYLQTDADGRIRAYGYAIK; encoded by the coding sequence ATGGAACAATATAAACTCGCTACCAGTTTTGATATCAGTGATCATATTGATAGCTCACGTAGCTTGGTTAATATCTTTGCTACTGACTTCAGTGATGTTGCGGCGATTATTATTTCGCTAGAAGATATTCAGCAAGGTGGACTTGATACGATTAAACAACAAAGTTTTGGTCAGCCGATTTTTGCGCTCATTCATCACAATCAAGTTATTCCGGCTGATACACTTGCTTGTCTGACTGGTGTTATCGATCTCAACAAAAACAATAGCCAGTTGTATGCTAAGCAATTAGAAACTGCGGCACAAAAATATGAGCAAAGTTTACTCTCACCTTTATTTGGTAAGCTAAAAAAATATGTCGAACAAGGCTACAGCGCTTTCGATTGTCCAGGTCATCAAGGGGGAGCATTCTTTCGGCGTCATCCATTAGGTAACTTATTCGTCGACTATTTTGGTGAAAACCTGTTCCGTTCAGATCTCTGTAATGCTGACGTTTCAATGGGCGATCTATTGATCCATGAAGGTGTACCTTGTACGGCACAACAATACGCCGCAAAAGTGTTTAATGCCGATAAAACCTACTTTGTTTTAAACGGCACCTCTTCTGCCAACAAAGTGGTATTAAACGCCTTACTGGCACCGGGGGATTTAGTGTTATTTGATCGCAACAATCATAAATCTAATCACCATGGTGCGTTGATCCAAGCAGGTGCTACACCAATCTATTTAGAAACAGCTCGCAATCCATTTGGCTTTATCGGTGGCATCGACGCTCACTGCTTTAATGAAGATTATCTGCTTGATCTGATCAAAAAAACTTCGCCTGAGCACGCAGAGCAAAAACGTCCTTTTCGTCTGGCGGTGATCCAACTTGGTACCTATGACGGAACAATTTACAATGCACGTCAAATTGTCGATAAAATTGGCCATCTTTGTGACTATATTTTATTTGATTCCGCCTGGGTGGGTTACGAACAGTTCATTCCAATGATGAAAGACTGTTCGCCATTACTGTTGGAACTCAATGAAAATGATCCAGGTATTTTGGTCACTCAATCGGTTCACAAACAACAAGCAGGTTTCTCACAGACTTCTCAAATCCATAAAAAAGACCGTCATATCAAAGGGCAACCACGTTATGTCAATCACAAACGCTTGAATAACGCCTTTATGATGCACGCTTCCACCAGCCCGTTCTACCCGCTATTTGCCGCTTTAGATGTTAATGCCAAAATGCATGCCGGCGAAAGTGGCAAACGGCTATGGATGGACTGCGTAAAAACCGGTATCGAAACGCGCAAATTATTGCTAAGTTGCTGTAAACTCATCCGCCCATTTATTCCTGCAATGATCGATGACCGCCCCTGGAATAACTACGACACCGATGAAATCGCTAATGACTTACGCTTCTTTAAATTTACCCCCGGCGAACGCTGGCACTCATTTGATGGTTACGCGGAAAATCAGTACTTTGTTGATCCATGTAAACTAATGTTAACTACACCCGGCATCAATAGCCAAACTGGCAATTATGAAAGCTTTGGTGTACCAGCCACTATTCTGGCAAATTACCTACGTGAACAGGGCATTATCCCGGAAAAATGCGATCTAAACTCAATTCTATTTTTACTCACACCGGCAGAATCGATAGCAAAAATGCAACATCTGGTGGCCCAAATTGCCCGTTTTGAACATTTACTGGAAATCGACGCCCCATTAGCTGACGTTTTACCAACACTCTACCGCAGCAACCAACAACGCTATCAGCACTATACCCTGCGTCAGCTATGCCAAGAGATGCATGACTTATATGCCAAATTGAACGTAAAACAACTACAAAAAGAGATGTTTCGTCAAGCGCATTTTCCAGCCGTTAAAATGTTACCGCAAGCAGCCAATATCCAGTTTGTACGCGGCCAAATCGAACTGATTGCGATTGAAAACATTGCCGGTCGAATTGCGGCCGAAGGCGCGCTACCTTACCCACCAGGCGTACTATGTGTTGTGCCAGGAGAAGTCTGGGGCGGTGCGGTGCAAAACTATTTTCTGGCGTTAGAAGACGGGATCAATCAGTTCCCAGGTTTTTCACCTGAACTACAAGGCGTATATCTGCAAACTGATGCTGATGGCCGCATCCGTGCTTATGGTTATGCCATTAAATAG
- a CDS encoding lysozyme inhibitor LprI family protein, which yields MKKLIIVIMLFISKLVLADSNNIDQALEQCLAKPTTVSTLDSIDCYQNALKLWDNELNKQYQLLIAAKELSPRFKTALKKSQLAWIKYRDLNLEAINRFYDNQQGTYWGIAAMANKIELTKNKALELTKLRTSTEIGN from the coding sequence ATGAAAAAATTAATCATAGTTATCATGTTATTTATCAGTAAATTGGTACTTGCCGATAGCAATAATATCGATCAAGCGTTAGAGCAATGTTTAGCCAAACCAACAACAGTATCAACCCTCGATAGCATTGATTGTTACCAAAATGCGTTAAAGTTATGGGATAACGAATTGAACAAGCAATATCAATTATTAATCGCCGCTAAAGAGTTAAGCCCAAGATTCAAAACTGCGTTGAAAAAATCACAATTGGCATGGATAAAATATCGCGATCTCAACTTAGAAGCGATTAACCGCTTTTATGACAATCAGCAAGGAACCTATTGGGGGATCGCCGCGATGGCTAACAAAATTGAGTTAACTAAAAATAAAGCGCTGGAATTAACCAAATTAAGAACAAGCACTGAAATCGGTAATTAA